AAAAGTACCCAGTTCATGGAGTGGCTCTGATAGTTCAATTTTACGCTTATCCAGTTCCAGGCCATGCGCTTTTTTAAGTTCAGTGGCGATATCGTTACTGGTTATCGAACCATAAAGCTTTCCCCTGGTGCCGACTTTAGCCTTTAACGTAATTGTTTTACCGTTAAGAGCTTTGGATTGGTTCGCAAGATCAGCTTCTATTTCTGCTTTTTTCTTTTCTTCTGCTTTTTTCCGGGCTTTAAGCTGGGCAAGTGTTTGATCGGTAGCTGGCATCACCAGGTTTTGGGGAATAAGGAAGTTGATAGCATAACCATCAGCAACCTCTTTAATATCGCCCTGCGATCCAGAGCCTGGTACATCTTTAAGAAAAATCACTTTCATAACATCTCTCCCCTAAATATTATACCTTACTATTGACAGTGCTTGGAAACTACGATTCCAGATATTCCCTGATATGAAAAGCCGCATGAGCCCCATCTCCGGCTGCGGTGACGACCTGGCGAATTGAATTGATACGTACGTCACCAGCAGCAAAAATTCCCGATACCGAGGTTTCCAATCTTTCATCTACTTCAATGCTGCCCTGTCGGTTCATATCAACCAGACCTTTCACAAATTCAGTGTTGGGGGAGAGCCCTACAGCTACAAATATTCCATCTATTTTCAGGTTTGAATTCGAGTTATCACTGACGTTTTTAATTTCGATATTATTAACCCGGGATTCGCCGGATATTTTGGTTACAACGCTGTTTAAAACCGGTTCAATTTTGGGATTTGCATTTATTTTTTCAACCACAGCCATGGTTGCCCTGTAAGCATCGCGGCGATGGATTAAATATACCTTTTCGGCAAATTTGGCTAGGTGAATTGCTTCGTAAAGCGCAGCGTTACCCCCACCGACTACCGCAACGGTTTTATTTTTGAAAAAAGGCCCATCGCAGGTTGCACAATATGATACCCCGCGGCCGGTCAGTTCTTTTTCTCCCGGCACATTGAGCTTAACCCGTTCTGTTCCGCTAGCAATTACCAGGGCTCTGGCGAAAAAATCTCCTTCAGAAGAATGGACGATTTTTTTTGAACCAGACACGTCTACAGTATTGACGTTCGCATTAATTGTTTCTGCGCCGTGTTTTGTGGCTTGTTCATGCATTTTTGCGGTCAGTTCAAAGCCGGTGATTCCCTCCGGAAAACCCGGATAATTTTCAACATCGTCGGTGGTGGTAATGTTTCCGCCGATCAGAGCTCTTTCTATGATCAGGGTACTGAACCGATCCCTGGCAGTATAGATACCAGCAGCGAGGCCGGCTGGCCCACCTCCGATGATTATAACGTCATATTCTTTTTTCATTTTACATCTCCTGTTATCTGTTGAGTGAAAGGCAATTGAATCCCTTGAAACGGCTTTCTCCCGGATTTTTTTCTGCCAGGCAGAGTAGGGCTGCTCCAACCGCTCCAGTTAATTCCGGGTGGTCAGGAATAAGTAAATCTATACCAAGTTCTTCTCGAAACGCCCGCTGTATTCCCTTGTTGCGGGCTACTCCTCCCTGGAATACAACCGGCTCGCGAACCATTCGTGACTGTATCACCGAACGGCGGAAATTGGCAACAAGAGCTTTACATAACCCATATACAATATCTTCGCAGCCAAATCCTGTTTGCTGGTGAGTTATCATGTCTGACTCGGCAAAAACTGTACAGGTTGCGTTTATGGTTACCGGGTTGAGGCTTTTTTCAGCCAGCTGACTCATATCTTCGAGAGAAATCCCTAATCTGGATGCCTGATGGTCAAGAAAACTGCCAGTGCCAGCAGCGCATACTGTGTTCATGCCGAAATCCGCCACCAGTCCATTACGAATTATAATTAGTTTAGAGTCTTGGCCGCCGATCTCTACCACTGTTTGTACGTTCCTGTCAGTACGCAATGCGGCTATCGCCTGACAGGTAATTTCGTTTTTGATGATATCTGCTCCAAGCAATTCACTGGCCAGTTTACGTCCGCTACCGGTAACCGCGACGCCAGCTAGCTTATCTGAAGGAAGCACCGTCCTTATTTGGTCCAGGGCTTCCTTCAGGGCTTTTGTGGGATTTCCTGCAGTTGGTAGGCAGCATCCGGCTTTCATGTGCCCCTGGTTATCAACAATAGCCAGTTTGGTGCTTACGGAGCCGATATCAACTCCCATATAAGTAATGTTATCGGTTACGTTCATTTTTTACTGTGGAAATCTGTATGAATATCGGATATTACATTTGGATGACCGAGGATATCAGTAATGGTAAGTGCCATAGCCAGCATGCCATCCATCATTCCTTTTATTCCTTCATCAGAAGCAGCAGCGTTTAAAAAATCTATCGAGTGTAAAGAAGTACCAGCTGGTGCGATGGCTATGACTGGATGAATTGAAGGTACTATTTGGCTAACGTTACCCATGTCTGTAGAGGCGAAATCCACTTCTTTTGTTTCCATGACCCGGCCTGTAGTTGCCATGTTCTTGTTAAAAATTTCTGCCAGCGTCCGGTTGTTTTTCATTGGTTTGCAGTAAACATTTGCCCATCGGTATTCAAGTTTTGCACCTGTAGCCAGAGATGCGCCCTTAAAACAATTTATTACTTTGCGTTGCAGTTGTTCAAGATACTCCATGGTGGTTGCTCTTACCATAAACATTGCCCCTGAATGAGCAGGTACGATGTTGGCGGCTTGACCCCCATCTGTAATAATACCATGTATTCGGGCTGATTCAGGGATATGTTGCCGAAGTGAATTGACAGCGTTAAAGCTGAGGAGCATTGCCTCAAGTGCATTAACGCCTTCTTCCGGATTAGCAGATGCATGGGCTTCCTGGCCAGTAAATTCTATTTCAAGGTTTACACATGCGAGGGTGGATATGACGGATGCATTCTGGCTGCCCGGGTGGATCATCATTGCTATATCAATGTCCGAAAAAATCCCTTTTCGAATAAGTAATTCCTTGCCGCAATGGAATTCTTCTGATGGTGAGCCGATAACTGTTATCATTCCTCCATAACTATCAATGGCGTGTTTGGCAACGACTGCTGCTCCTGCTGCGGCTGTGCCAATGATATTGTGTCCGCAGGCATGGCCAAGCTCGGGGAGTGCATCGTATTCAGCCAGAAGGGCAATATGCGGTTTTCCTTTACCATAATTTGCCAGAAAGGCGGTAGGAAGTCCTTCGATTCCACGGTTTATCACAAAGCCGTGGCTTTCAAGGAATTCTGTAATCCATGTTGAAGCATTGAATTCCGCCATGCCCGTTTCAGGAGACGCATGAATCTTGAGACACAAAGCCATCAGATCTTTCTTGCAGGTTTTGACATCATGAAGTATTCGTTTTATTAATTCTTGTTTGTTATTCATCTGTATGTTGCATTATAGCTTAAGATGGTTAAGGTGACTACAGCCGGCTGTATCTGGTGCAGTCATCCAGTTTGTTAATAGGTTGGGGCTGGGGTAAAATAAAAGTTTGGAAGGAGTCCGTTACTTGCCACAACAATATATCACAGTTAAAGGTGCACGAGAGCACAATCTCAAGAATGTTGACGTAACAATCCCGCGCGATAAACTGGTTGTAATAACCGGAGTTTCCGGCTCTGGAAAAAGCTCGCTGGCTTTCGATACCATTTACGCAGAGGGGCAACGCCGTTATATGGAGTCCCTGTCCGCCTATGCCAGGCAATTCCTCGGCCGCATGGAAAAACCGGATGTAGACTATATTGAAGGCTTGAGCCCTGCGATATCGATAGATCAGAAGGGTGTCAGCAACAATCCCAGATCAACCGTAGGAACAGTTACCGAAATATATGACTATCTCCGCCTATTGTTTGCCCGGGCTGGACATCCTTATTGCCCACAGTGCGGGCAGGAAATAACTGCCCAGACTGTCGAGCAAATTGTTGATTCTCTCTTGCAGTTGCCAGAGTTTACAAAAATCATGCTGATGGCTCCGTTGATAAAAGGGCGCAAGGGTGAATATGTACAATTGTTTGCTGATTTACGTCTCTCTGGCTATTCCAGGGTCAGAGTGGACAGTAAAATCATTGATTTGTCAGAAGATATTTCACTGGATAAGAATAAGAAACATACAATTGAAGTTGTTGTTGACCGTCTGGTGGTTGACAGGGAAGGGAATCCCAGCCGAATGGCTGGATCAGTTGAAACTGCACTCAAGCTTGGCGGTGGATTACTGCTTGTTTCTATCGTAGATGGTGAGGAATTGCTTTTCTCGGAGCACTATAGCTGTGCCCATTGCGGTACAAGCTTGGGCGAAATCGAGCCCCGAACATTCAGCTTCAACAGTCCCCATGGTGCCTGTACTGCCTGTACTGGCCTGGGATTTAAACAGGAATTTGATCCCGACTTGATCTTTCCCGATAAAGAACTATCAATTGCGGAAGGGGCGATCCACCCTTACCAATCTCAAAACTGGTATTTGCATCAACTGTCAGATGTAGTGAGCCGTTATGGTTTTTCCACGCATGAACCTGTCAAAGATTTTACCCGGGAGCAGCTTGACCTGATACTTTACGGCGAAGGAGAGGAGCCGAAACATTACCGCAACCAATTTGGAAAGATAAGAGATTATTATAACGGTTTCGAAGGTGTTATCCCACGTATGAAGCGTTTGTATCGAGATACGGAATCGGAGCAATCGCGCCAGTTTATGGAGCGCTATATGATAAATCTCCCTTGTCCAGGATGTGAGGGCAAGCGGCTCAAGCCAGAAGCACTCGCGGTCAGGGTTGCCGGTATAAACATTGCCGAAGCCACTTCCATGCAAGTCAGTGCTCTTCTGGACTGGGTGCAGATATTAAGAAGTGAAAATGGATCGCTAACCTCAAGGGAAAAACTAATTGCCAGGGAAATTCTCAAGGAAATAGAGTCCAGGCTTAATTTTTTGGTTAATGTGGGGCTCGATTACCTTACACTTGATCGGGTTTCATCTACCCTGTCAGGCGGTGAGGGGCAACGCATACGCCTGGCAACCCAGGTGGGGAGTGGATTGATGGGGGTATTATATGTGTGTGATGAACCGACTGTTGGATTGCATCCTGCCGATGACGAGCGCCTGATAGCTACACTCACTCGCCTGCGCGACCTTGGCAATACTGTGCTCGTAGTTGAGCATGATGAGTCTATGATGCTCACTGCAGATTATATTATAGACATGGGCCCGGGTGCCGGTGAGCATGGCGGACAGCTGATAGCCTGTGGAACCCTGGAAGAAATTAAAAGATCTCCGCATTCACTCACCGGGCAGTATCTGAGTGGTAAAAAGACTATACCGATACCAACTAAACGCCGGCCGGGTAATGGCAAGAGTATTACTATCCGTGGTGCAAGGGAGAATAACCTTAAGGACATTGATGTCAGGATACCTTTGGGATGCTTCGTAAGCGTAACTGGTGTGTCGGGGTCAGGTAAGAGTACCCTGATGCATGAAGTCCTTTATAAAAAACTCGCTCAAAAGCTGTACCGCTCTCGCGAAAAACCTGGATTATGCAAAGATATCGAAGGTATTGAACACATCGATAAGCTGATTCATATCGACCAGGCTCCGATTGGAAGAACACCTCGAAGCAATCCTGCTACTTATACCGGAACATTTACCCTGATTCGTGAGCTGTTTGCAACTTCTCCGGAAGCTAAAGTCAGGGGGTATGGACCCGGTCGGTTTTCTTTCAATGTCAAGGGTGGCCGGTGTGAAGCCTGTGCTGGTGATGGCTATACACGAATCGAAATGCAATTTCTGCCTGATGTAACCGTACCCTGTGATGTTTGCCGTGGAAAGCGGTACACACGTGAAGTCTTGACGGTAAGGTTCAAAGGTAAAAATATTGCCGAAGTACTGGATATGACCGTGACCGAAGCATTAATTTTCTTCGAAAACTTTCCAAGGATAAAACGTAAACTGGAAACTTTACATGATGTCGGCTTGGGTTATATTCGTTTAGGGCAGCCGGCAACTACGCTATCCGGTGGTGAAGCACAGCGGGTTAAACTGGCTACAGAACTTGCCAGAAGGCCGCTTGGGCATACCTTGTATATGCTTGATGAGCCTACAACCGGGTTGGCTTTTGAGGACGTATCTCTTTTACTTAAGGTTCTCCAAAGGTTAACTGACGCTGGTAATACAGTACTGATTATTGAGCACCATATGGATGTAATAAAAAACTCGGATTGGATTATTGATCTGGGGCCAGGCGCTGGAGACAAGGGCGGGGAGCTTGTGGCTGCCGGGCGTCCCGAAGAAGTTGCGGCTAATCCCTCTTCGGTTACCGGGAGATTTTTAAGTAAGCTGTCCAGTATTGAAAGCACTGTTGCGGAAACAGCCTGAGCCTATTCCTGGAGGATATTAAATTGGATAGAGAAAAAGCATTCTTGAAAGTACAAGAGAACGTTGGTAGTCAAAACCTTATCAAGCATATGCTAGCTACCGAAGCAATCATGCGAGCGCTGGCGAATCGCATTGGGGAGGACGAAGCCCTCTGGGGGCTAACCGGACTTTTACACGATATTGATATGGAAATTTGCGATGGTGACATGCAATCTCATTCAAAAATTGGAGCTCAGATGATTCATGATATGGATGTTGGGGTAGAGGTTGTCAATGCAGTGTTACGCCATAACGAAGCTCATGGCTATGAAGTTCAAACCCGTCTGGATAGAGCATTATTCTGCTCAGATGCCTTGACCGGATTGATCACCACCACCGCACTGGTAAGGCCAGATAAAAAAATCTCCTCCGTAGAACTTAAATCGATTAAAAAGAAGTACAAAGAAAAAGGTTTCGCAGCCGGGGTGAGTCGTGAGCAGATTGAAACCTGCAGAAATCTTGGTCTTGAGCTGGATGAGTTTATAGAGCTAGGATTAAAAGCCATGCAGGCGATTTCGGACGAATTGGGTCTTTAATAAACCGATTGGTTTATATTATATTAACAACCGAACCTTCTGACGTTTTTGTTACCTCTATACGATTATTGAAAGCGTTTTTCAACTCATCAATATGAGTAATCACCAGGATAACCTCAAAATCGTCTTGAATTGAGTTAATAGCCTCCTTTACCTTTTCCAGTCCGATATTATCTTGAGTGCCAAATCCTTCATCGATAATAAGGGTTGGCAGGGGGGCTCCGCTTCGATTGGCAAGTAATTTGGACAGGGCTATTCTAAGGGCAAAATCAATCCGAAAAGCCTCACCGCCACTGTACATTTCATAGTCACGCGTACCTTCTTCATCTGAGATATGTATATCAAGCGTTTCCGCTTTGCCCCCAGTTTTTTTCTCCCTTTGTGATTCCAGTTTCATATGCATTCGGTTGTCTGTCATTTTACCAAGGATGCGGTTCGCTTCGTTTTCAATTTCTGGGATAGCCATGTCAATCAACATGCCCTGAATTCCATTTTTACCAAAAGCCCGGGCAAGATGCTTAAATATACTTTCTTCGCTGCCAACGGTTTTTAGTTTAATCTTATTTTCAGCCAATTTGCTTTCCAGTTCCGTAAAGGCTTCCAGTTTGGCTTGCAGTTTATAAACCATCTCCCGGTTATTGTTAAGCGAATGCTCAGATTCTTTTAGAAGCGTTTCTGCTGTCGTGAGTTTGCTGGTCACCAAAGGGAGTTCTTTTAACTCTTGTTCCATCTTGTTTATCGCAGCCATATCAAGATCTATTCTGTCCTGGAGGTTTTTGATTGCTCCTTCAGCTTGGGAAAGTTTTTCTTTTTCTATGTCGATCTGGTTTCTGGCTTCGGCTAGCTTAAGGTGCTGTTCTCGATAAGATTCAGTTGCAGAAAGGATTTTTCTGGCTTCTCTGTAAGTATCTTCGTTGTAGTCGATATCGGCAATCAGCTGGTTGACCTTGGCCAATTCAGCCTGTTCGTTTTTTGCATAATCGCCAGACGTCAAACAGTTCTCAAGTTGTTGGAGGATTGTTTTTTCGGTTGCGAGCTTGTCTGATGCCTGGTTGCATTCGCTGATGCGATGGTTTAAGACGCTTATATTCTGCTGATTCTGCAGTATCTTCTTTTGCAGATCTGACTGTTTGAGTTTTTGCCCTGCCAATTCTGCATTCAATGTTTTTACGATTTCAGATTGCCTGACCGATGCTTCTTTTATTGCAATGGCTAAACTGTTTTTTTCTTGCACGTATTTTTCTATAATAAAGTTTCGTTCTTCATCGTTTAGGGGTTTTTCACATAGAGGGCACTGTGGTTCGACATTATCGGAAACCAGTTTTATCCTGCTGTCGATATCACGTATTCTCTCAGCGGATTGTGCTGATTGGAACCTGGTTTCCCTGAGTTGTTCCTCCAGGGATTTTAGCTGATTTTCCTCAGTTGAGATTGCATCCTGCTGTTTTTTTAAATCTGTTTGTTCTGCCCTGGCTTTTTCCAGAGCGGATTCTAATCGAGTCAGTTCGGAAATTTTCTTGTCCAATTCAGATACATTTCGTTTGGTAACCTCAACCTGGCTATTTAGCCGGGCTCGTTCTGATTGTATAGACTTTTCCCAGGTGTTTTTTTGTACCGAAAGGCGGTTCAACTGATTTAGCTGCAGGCTCATTCTTTCGAGGTTTTTTTCTGCATCTTTGTGAAGCTGGTATCCTTCCTCGATGGTTCGGGCTTGTTGCAGTATTATTTCGTAGTTTGTAATCAGCAGGCGGATTGATTCAGCGCTTTTCCTCCATTCAGTGAGCTGTCTTTTGCGTTCGTCAGAATCATATCTAAGCTGGATTGACTGTTCCTGTCGGTCCTGGAGAGAGCGAGCTTGTTGCCGGAGTGTTTCATGGAGGCTTTTTGCCTTCTCATATTCCTCTTCTGTATTTTTAAGACCAGTTGTTGCGTTCTCCAGTTCGGTTGATACCTCTTCACGTGCTGCAAGTTCGTTTTTTATTTCTTCTATTGCACGTTCAAGAGTTTCTTTTTCGGCTTGTCTTTCTCTGGTTTTTTGCCTGGCTATGTCAGCCAGTTCATTATACACTTCCAGCTTTAAAATGCTGGCGAGTACTTCTTTCCTTTTGGCGGGTGTCTGCCGGCTGAACTCGTCAGCATGTCCCTGGCGCAGGTATGCGCTGTTGATAAAGGTATCATAATCCATGCGAAGAAGGTTTTTAATCGACTCCTGGGTTTTGGTTAAGGTGTCACCAGTAATGGAATTAAATCCTTCATCAGAATAAATCAGCAAATCAAGACCGGGGAGTCCTGCTGATCCGGCTTTTTTGGCTTTACTGCGTTTGCGTATAATTCGATACAGGTTTCCTGAGGCATTAAAATCAAACTCAACCTCCACCTCATCAGCTCCGATGGATATCAGTTCGTCGTCGCTGGTTGCCCGTGTCTTGCCCCATAACGCCCAAGTCATAGCGTCAATCAGGGAGGACTTACCGGCACCATTGTCGCCTGAGATGCAAGCGGTATGAATACCAGAAAAAGAAAAAGCCGGCAAGTCTCCTTTGTAGGACATAAAGTTACGTAGCTTAAGCCGTACGGGGATCATTTCTATTCAAGATAGTCCTTTAATTTTCGGCTCCGGCTGGGATGGCGTAATTTGCGCAGGGCTTTTGCTTCAATTTGCCTGATGCGTTCACGAGTGACGTTGAATTCCTTGCCTACTTCTTCAAGAGTTCTGGAGCGACCATCCTCAAGGCCAAATCTAAGCTGTAAAACTCTACGTTCCCGGTGCGTCAAACTGGAAAGCACTTCACCAATTTGCTCTTTTAACAGTTGCCGGGACGCCGCATCCGGAGGAGGTACAATGTTTTGGTCTTCTATGAAGTCTCCCAGATGACTGTCTTCTTCTTCGCCAATTGGTGCCTCCAGCGATACGGGAAGTTGACTAACTTTAATAATCTCTCTGACCTTATCCGGTGGAAGTTCCATTTCTGCGCCGATTTCTTTGGGGGTTGGTTCTCGTCCATATTCCTGCGAAAGCTGCCTGCTTACTGATAGCAATTTATGAATGGTTTCTACCATGTGAACAGGTATTCGAATTGTGCGTGCCTGATCGGCAATAGCACGAGTAATAGCCTGGCGAATCCACCACGTGGCGTATGTGGAGAATTTGAATCCGCGATGATAATCAAATTTTTCAACTGCTCTTATCAGGCCGATGTTGCCTTCTTGCAGTAAGTCAAGCAAGGGCATGCCCCGACCAATGTGCTTTTTAGCCACACTAACCACCAGTCTGAGATTAGCTTCTGTAAGGTGTTTCTCTGCTCTTTCAGCTTCAAGTTCGAGGTTTTTCAGGTAAGTTTTAAGCTTGGCATCTTTTAATTCGACCGAGTCGATAAAAGTTTTATCGTGAGTCAGCCATTCGATGTTTTCCAGAGTGGCATCTTCGGGTATTGCTATTAATAGCTCCTCCGGCATCAGCCGTATGTTCAAAGAAATGTTGATAAGCTCCTGTTGTACTTCTGCCAGGCTTTTCCCGGTCTTGTTGGCGATATTTTGGGTAATAGTCTGGTCGATTTCATTAATCAGGTTTTGCTGTATAGCTGGTTCGGTAATGGCTTTCTTGAAATTAGCAGTTTTTTCGAGCCCCAATTCCTCCTGAAATAAATAGAAGGTCTCCCGGGCTTTACCCAAATCGATGAGCATGTTCAATACCAGTTGGATTGGTGTTGGGGCAATGCCGTAGGTATCTATGTAGCCTTCACGAATCTCACGAATGCGCTTCCCGGCTTCCATTTTTTTTGCCAGTACTTTTTCATCATCCGCGCTAAGCAGGGGGACTCGCCCGATTTCGTGCAGGTACATTCTTACCGGATCATCGACAACTCCATGATCGTCGATCTGATCCAGGGGTATTGTGAGATCCTCTTCCTCTGCTTCAAGGTCGTCTTCAATCTCATCATCGGGATTTAATTCATCTTCGAGTAAGCTTTCTTCAGTAGGTATGTCTTCGTCTGAAGGCTCTTCTTCGGCTTCTTCTTCTACCTCGACGGTAGCAATATCATCCGATTCATCCTTGATATCAATATCCTTCTTTTTCTTCTTCTTTTTTTCTGGTGCCATCAGTGCTTTTCTCCCTTTTCATTCTTTCCAGGCCCTTGGATTTTTCATAAAACAATTCTTTTAATTCATGGTTGACGTCGAAACCTTGCCGGATCAGGGCATCCTTTTCTTCCTGGGTAAGATCGGTCGAGCCTAATATAGCTTCCTGGTTTTGCAGGACGCGTCTCAGGTAGCTTTCTTTC
This window of the Dehalococcoidales bacterium genome carries:
- the rplI gene encoding 50S ribosomal protein L9, whose translation is MKVIFLKDVPGSGSQGDIKEVADGYAINFLIPQNLVMPATDQTLAQLKARKKAEEKKKAEIEADLANQSKALNGKTITLKAKVGTRGKLYGSITSNDIATELKKAHGLELDKRKIELSEPLHELGTFEVIVKLARNHMPKLIVKVVPQEED
- the trxB gene encoding thioredoxin-disulfide reductase, which produces MKKEYDVIIIGGGPAGLAAGIYTARDRFSTLIIERALIGGNITTTDDVENYPGFPEGITGFELTAKMHEQATKHGAETINANVNTVDVSGSKKIVHSSEGDFFARALVIASGTERVKLNVPGEKELTGRGVSYCATCDGPFFKNKTVAVVGGGNAALYEAIHLAKFAEKVYLIHRRDAYRATMAVVEKINANPKIEPVLNSVVTKISGESRVNNIEIKNVSDNSNSNLKIDGIFVAVGLSPNTEFVKGLVDMNRQGSIEVDERLETSVSGIFAAGDVRINSIRQVVTAAGDGAHAAFHIREYLES
- a CDS encoding acyl-CoA dehydratase activase, which codes for MNVTDNITYMGVDIGSVSTKLAIVDNQGHMKAGCCLPTAGNPTKALKEALDQIRTVLPSDKLAGVAVTGSGRKLASELLGADIIKNEITCQAIAALRTDRNVQTVVEIGGQDSKLIIIRNGLVADFGMNTVCAAGTGSFLDHQASRLGISLEDMSQLAEKSLNPVTINATCTVFAESDMITHQQTGFGCEDIVYGLCKALVANFRRSVIQSRMVREPVVFQGGVARNKGIQRAFREELGIDLLIPDHPELTGAVGAALLCLAEKNPGESRFKGFNCLSLNR
- a CDS encoding M20 family metallopeptidase translates to MNNKQELIKRILHDVKTCKKDLMALCLKIHASPETGMAEFNASTWITEFLESHGFVINRGIEGLPTAFLANYGKGKPHIALLAEYDALPELGHACGHNIIGTAAAGAAVVAKHAIDSYGGMITVIGSPSEEFHCGKELLIRKGIFSDIDIAMMIHPGSQNASVISTLACVNLEIEFTGQEAHASANPEEGVNALEAMLLSFNAVNSLRQHIPESARIHGIITDGGQAANIVPAHSGAMFMVRATTMEYLEQLQRKVINCFKGASLATGAKLEYRWANVYCKPMKNNRTLAEIFNKNMATTGRVMETKEVDFASTDMGNVSQIVPSIHPVIAIAPAGTSLHSIDFLNAAASDEGIKGMMDGMLAMALTITDILGHPNVISDIHTDFHSKK
- the uvrA gene encoding excinuclease ABC subunit UvrA, encoding MPQQYITVKGAREHNLKNVDVTIPRDKLVVITGVSGSGKSSLAFDTIYAEGQRRYMESLSAYARQFLGRMEKPDVDYIEGLSPAISIDQKGVSNNPRSTVGTVTEIYDYLRLLFARAGHPYCPQCGQEITAQTVEQIVDSLLQLPEFTKIMLMAPLIKGRKGEYVQLFADLRLSGYSRVRVDSKIIDLSEDISLDKNKKHTIEVVVDRLVVDREGNPSRMAGSVETALKLGGGLLLVSIVDGEELLFSEHYSCAHCGTSLGEIEPRTFSFNSPHGACTACTGLGFKQEFDPDLIFPDKELSIAEGAIHPYQSQNWYLHQLSDVVSRYGFSTHEPVKDFTREQLDLILYGEGEEPKHYRNQFGKIRDYYNGFEGVIPRMKRLYRDTESEQSRQFMERYMINLPCPGCEGKRLKPEALAVRVAGINIAEATSMQVSALLDWVQILRSENGSLTSREKLIAREILKEIESRLNFLVNVGLDYLTLDRVSSTLSGGEGQRIRLATQVGSGLMGVLYVCDEPTVGLHPADDERLIATLTRLRDLGNTVLVVEHDESMMLTADYIIDMGPGAGEHGGQLIACGTLEEIKRSPHSLTGQYLSGKKTIPIPTKRRPGNGKSITIRGARENNLKDIDVRIPLGCFVSVTGVSGSGKSTLMHEVLYKKLAQKLYRSREKPGLCKDIEGIEHIDKLIHIDQAPIGRTPRSNPATYTGTFTLIRELFATSPEAKVRGYGPGRFSFNVKGGRCEACAGDGYTRIEMQFLPDVTVPCDVCRGKRYTREVLTVRFKGKNIAEVLDMTVTEALIFFENFPRIKRKLETLHDVGLGYIRLGQPATTLSGGEAQRVKLATELARRPLGHTLYMLDEPTTGLAFEDVSLLLKVLQRLTDAGNTVLIIEHHMDVIKNSDWIIDLGPGAGDKGGELVAAGRPEEVAANPSSVTGRFLSKLSSIESTVAETA
- a CDS encoding HDIG domain-containing protein, translated to MDREKAFLKVQENVGSQNLIKHMLATEAIMRALANRIGEDEALWGLTGLLHDIDMEICDGDMQSHSKIGAQMIHDMDVGVEVVNAVLRHNEAHGYEVQTRLDRALFCSDALTGLITTTALVRPDKKISSVELKSIKKKYKEKGFAAGVSREQIETCRNLGLELDEFIELGLKAMQAISDELGL
- a CDS encoding SMC family ATPase, with translation MIPVRLKLRNFMSYKGDLPAFSFSGIHTACISGDNGAGKSSLIDAMTWALWGKTRATSDDELISIGADEVEVEFDFNASGNLYRIIRKRSKAKKAGSAGLPGLDLLIYSDEGFNSITGDTLTKTQESIKNLLRMDYDTFINSAYLRQGHADEFSRQTPAKRKEVLASILKLEVYNELADIARQKTRERQAEKETLERAIEEIKNELAAREEVSTELENATTGLKNTEEEYEKAKSLHETLRQQARSLQDRQEQSIQLRYDSDERKRQLTEWRKSAESIRLLITNYEIILQQARTIEEGYQLHKDAEKNLERMSLQLNQLNRLSVQKNTWEKSIQSERARLNSQVEVTKRNVSELDKKISELTRLESALEKARAEQTDLKKQQDAISTEENQLKSLEEQLRETRFQSAQSAERIRDIDSRIKLVSDNVEPQCPLCEKPLNDEERNFIIEKYVQEKNSLAIAIKEASVRQSEIVKTLNAELAGQKLKQSDLQKKILQNQQNISVLNHRISECNQASDKLATEKTILQQLENCLTSGDYAKNEQAELAKVNQLIADIDYNEDTYREARKILSATESYREQHLKLAEARNQIDIEKEKLSQAEGAIKNLQDRIDLDMAAINKMEQELKELPLVTSKLTTAETLLKESEHSLNNNREMVYKLQAKLEAFTELESKLAENKIKLKTVGSEESIFKHLARAFGKNGIQGMLIDMAIPEIENEANRILGKMTDNRMHMKLESQREKKTGGKAETLDIHISDEEGTRDYEMYSGGEAFRIDFALRIALSKLLANRSGAPLPTLIIDEGFGTQDNIGLEKVKEAINSIQDDFEVILVITHIDELKNAFNNRIEVTKTSEGSVVNII